TTTTAAAGTCTTCTTGTTTCTTTACAGCATAGTTTCTATCTTTCTTTTGGTAGTTTAGTGCCTCAACTCATGCATTAGCTGTACATTCAATGGCAGAGTGGAGCTGGTCTCACCCAGAAATGTAGTAAGACCATAGTTATAGTTCTAAATGTCTCACAAactacatgtttaaaaaaattaaaagaaatgggtaagCTAAATTTTcaacaatgtattttatttaatgcaatgcatttaaaataatatttctgcaTACAATCAATATGCAATTAATAATGAACTATTTTACAGTTTTACACACTGTCTTTGAACTCCAATGTGTATTTTACACCGGAGTGCATCTCAGATCAGCTGTAAATTTCTGCCATAAATGTTTTGCCCAGTGCTGGTCACAGTGATGAGAGCCTATGATTCCATGGCTTTAGAGATTAAGCCagaggagagaaactcaaggtcagcctgaggtATAAAGTGAACTCatgtgctacatagtgaggctctgACCCAAAACCTCTAAGAGAGGGAACAAGGGAGGGAGGTGGAAAGACAGACTGCAGCAGAGAATACTGGCCCATATGTAGACTTTACAGATTTAACAGTTAAAAAGGCAGAGCTAAGGTGCAGAAATACTTCAATGTGTCTATAAATGCATCGAAAAAcgtgtttttttaaattacattaactAAAATTAAGTATAATTAAAATTCACTGGCTTTACAAGCTCATTTCACAGGTCTGGTGGGGACTTTGTGCCCCCCATCCCCCCCTCAGGTAGCAGCACTCACCAGGCATGTGGGTCGTGTGTGAGCCAGGATACTGGATGTGCTTACAGCATCAGCCTGCCTTCTCCTGGGCATCACTGTCCAGTGTTGTCTTTACTTCAGTGTCTAACACTATTGCCTTAGTTATATACTGTTGCTTCCCAGGCTTGGTCCAATTTATCACTGTTTAAGAGCACAAGGCAAATCCTGCCAGTCTGTCAGCTGCTGTGCATTGAATAAATACAGACAGACTTACCTATGGTACATGTGAGATTTTGAAGAGCCCTGGGCATAGACTATTAAAAACATAGTCTCATCCCTCACATGACCACAGACCAGCAGGGTTAAGTGTTGATAGAAAGCATGAAAAACATCATGATAGAAAGTAAGACGCTATAAAAGCAAGCATCCAGTGGGAAGATCTAATTTAGTCTGGGAAATGAATAAAAGTTTCCCAAGACGGACTATTTAGCCAGAATTTAAAGAATGAGGAGAACTTGATATGTGTGTTATATAGGGCAGGAAAAATGCCAGGACAAAGAGCAAGTGCCAAGCACCTGTGGCAGAATGGGACCACTGGGGATCAACCAGCTCAGCACTTAGATTCCCAAAGCCCAAACAAGGGCTCAGAGACCACTATGGCAGTGCAGAGCTGGCACCAAAACCCATGCCTCCTACTTCAAGCCTGGCACTCTTCCTGTTGCACAGCTTGCTCAAGAGTGTAGGGAACACCAGAACATCTTGCATCGTGATATCTGTCATTTTACAGTCTATGACATGGCATAAAAGATacctaatttcttttcatttaaagataATTGTGAGCAAAATTTTACtcaagatatatttttaattgttggtATCTTAATATATTTACAAAGTGCATGCTATgaagcatttgtttttttgttttctttcgtTAGAATGAGAGAGAgcataaaacagaaaaggatgAACATTCCTGTGAAGACAAAACAGCATTGTAATGACCTGCCAGTGTTCACTCAGCTTCCTAAGTGGCTGAATCACACCCAAGAGAGTCCTGCTCTGCAGGCTaaactgcttctgcttccagacaTTTGGGGAGATTCATGCATAGCCCCACTCAAAGCTCAACTGGCATAATAAATGTCAATTACAGCTCCCTGAAGATTTTCAACCATGAAACTCAATTGAAACTATCTATATATAGACTCACTGAGGACTTCTCTTCAAAGCTGTTCTAGAAGTGTATTTATATTTACCATGGGTGACCTGGATGCACATAGCAGCCATGGATTTGCATAGACATTTCCCCAAGTCACCCTAGGTAACCCTCAGGGATGACTTATAAGTTGAAATATGTATTAAGTATCAgtagaatcagttttctttcaatacatatatacaaagaaTCAACTATGTACCAGAACTAGAAATACAATAGAGAATAAGGCAGATAGTCCCAACTCTATCAGTCTGGAAGGGTCTTCTATGATTCTACCAGCCCCTTTCCATTCCTGACTGAGTCTACACATGACTTAACTGTTACATAAAAGACAATAACTCATGAAAGAGGTCTCTGCTAACTTCTAAGCTTTGCAAAAGGCATTTACATCTTATGTGTAGTTCACAAATTTAGATGCCGAAAGTTTCCATTTTAGCTTAAGTAGCCCAAGCTGCCAGCTGCTTGAAGTCATCATCATCCTCTGTCCTCCTAGATGACGCTGTAATATAAAAGTGAGAAAAACCAGTCATCAGTGTCATTTATACTTCCAGCATGGCAAACGGGTAGGGATTACATATAAGATGTGTTTATTTATCCAAATCATGTATACGTAGGTAGATACCGAAAGCAACAGGCCTGGCTACTGTTTTCAGAACCTATGTGGACACAGGCCATGGGGTGGGGAACAGACCTGCTCGAGATCGATGTACAGTGGAGGGCATGCTGGGCTTCCTACTGGGCTGTGCAGGGAGAGAAGACGATGGCACATTTGGAAGCTTCATGTTTGTCATCTTCTTATTTAATTCCTCCTGCTCCAGTTCCTCAAGTTCTGCCAGAAGCTCATCCTGaacacaggagagagaaagaattaaGGAGTTAATGTATCAGAAGGTGGATTTCCCtaaacagaacaaagagaacatctgcTACCCAATTGATATATGAGAACCCAGTgaaatggaatatttatttaaaaactaagcTTTTTTTTGCAACACTGAGCAATGattagaaattaatattttggGTTGTACAAATTTGTTGTAGTTAATCTTATAATACTTCAGTAAATAGCCATTCAAGTAATTTGTGGTGAATATATAATCTCCTCAGGTTCTGGAGATTTACACCTTAACTGTCATTTTTCTgatatgtatctctctctctctctctctctctctctctctctctctctctctctctctcttgttgagAATCTCTTCAATTTtaataagaggaaataaatatttctacTTGAGTtaatattattgaaaataaaacaagcataGAAAAACCTATTGcagagaaagtaaaaaaaaaaatcatagttccTCTATCAAATCATTAAAGTCAACATAAATTGTGTGTTTGGATGATTTTGttcacagtgctgggatggaacacAGCAGTACCTTGCTGGTGCtagtcaagtgctctaccactttATTATGTCCTCAGCCCATGTGTTTGTGTTAGTAAAATTCAAAATTAGTATAATGTGTTTTTCCTTTACAGTGGCCTCAGAACGTCTGGCTTAATAAAACTATTTTCTACCCAACACCTATAGAAGGCTCCCATCAGCTTGAGGCCATAAGTGTGTGTGTCATCTCTTTCCTAATTCGAGATAACTACCTAACTTGGGAATCCCTCCAGCATACATCAGCCTCTGCAGAGGTGAATGGTagtcaaaacaaaacttttccttATATTTCAGAGGCTGTCATAATGAGCAATTGTTAGATTACAGAAGGTGGAGATGCTTGGTCTGACCTTAGGTGGGACTACGTTTATTCACAGCAAAGGGGCATCTTATCACCCACTGTGTATATGGGCAAAATGCCTATAGAATGAGATGTGGCCCTCTACAGGGACAGAAATGACTACCTCCCGTACATTACATTTCCTCCCCCCATCCACAAGGGAAGCTGAGAAGTATAATCTTCCAACAGGAAACAATCCAAAAAGATCTAGCCTAACTGTGCATCCTTCCAATTAGATTCTTCATTTATTCAGCCATCATTCAATAAATTTATTGAGATCTCGTTACTGGGCAGTGCAAGGGCAAATCAGTACTCCCTACATTCAGGGAGCCTGTGTGTGAATTTATGCACGTGCACACGTATCTTGAATTTGATtggtttgttgctattgtttgttttgagacaaggcctctccaTGTATCtcaagctggctttgaagtcaCTATGTGGCCCAAGTGACTCACAATCCTCATGATCTTCTTCATAGGGCCAGACAGTAGTATTAAGGGCTTTGCAGGCCAGATACCTTCCTGTTGCAGGCTCCTCCTTCTTATTTTCTACAGTTCAAGAAGAGTGGAAACCATCCTTGACCTGACAGCTATACAAGAATAGGCCATGACTGATCTGACATACAGGTCAACCCAttacgtgtatgagtgttttgcctgcatgtctgcatgtgtaccGCATGTGCGTCTGGTgcccacggaggtcagaagaaggcatcagatcccacagaACTGGCAGTATAGATGATTTTGATCCAcactgtgaatgctgggaacagaacctaggtcttctgcaaaggcaacaaatgctcttaacctctgagccatctctccagcaccagacCCATATCATTTTTGAACACTGCTAGCAGCAAACTGTCATTTCCTAAGACTCCTTGGTACCACATCTTCACTTGTTACTCATTGTCAAATcacacagaagcaggaagctgtgcTATCCTGTCCCCTTGGGAATGTGCCTAGGAATGTCCTCATCCTGGACATGTGTAACTTGAATGGAACCACTGAAATTGTCATTGTGGGCACCACCAATGTGACTTTAGTCTTCCTGGACTATGGGACTGATTAATACGAATGGAATGGGAATAATGCCATCCCACAACTACTTGTTTTATAGACTGAGTAATAAGCAGAGGCAGCCTAACTCCTAATTTAACAGCCACAGAGCACAATCCATCTGCTACTTACAGGGTGACACGGTCTGCTCCATTCAGCCAGCTGTGAGAGCACATGATTCCCTCAGAATGGGATTATTTATACTCCAACCATTAAAAATCACTAACTTTACATAACTGctagtgttttcttttccttaatagCTAAAAACCTAATTAAGAAGCTGCTTGCCAAACTACAGCCATCTTTCCTTAAAATCAGCTACTAACACCTCATTTCCCTCCTGGAAAACTACACTTCCAAcaaatatcatttatttgttaAGCAGTAAACAAACTGTCTGCTAACTGTGATGGGAAGCTGACTTCGATAGCAGTCACAGCACCACATTCTTTAGTATTGCACCTACCTCATCAAAGCCATCGGCGAACTGAACCCTTTGAGAAAACGCTTCTGAGATTTCTTGGGCGATGTCCTGCTGCTCTGTGATATCTTGCATCAAGTCATCGATTTTGTTCAGATCCCTGGGGAACAAGTTTTTGGGGTTTTAGAGTTTCATCTTACAATTATGAATCTAGACTTAACTCCATAtgaaaacaagtttgtttcagaTATACTCTTTAGTTACTTCAGCACAATAACAAAAATACCTGGTCCAATGttcatcaattaaaaaataataattggtgTGTCAAAAAAATTAGGAACCCTGTACAATCATGTCTTTTCACTATTACCATCTACCTTTGAGAATCACTTGAAACAAACTGTGGGATTAACACTGTTTTTAGACCAATTTAGGAGGGGCATGTGGTAGAGCAGGTGTGGTACCTCTGTGTGTACTGTCCCTTATTAGTTGAAGACCACAAGGACTAACAGCAAAGCACCTCTCAGGGCTGGAGAATCACTTTCCATAGCATAGTAGCTCAGAAATGCTGACTCCTCAGGAGTTTTCCCTTGTAGATAGTAGATAATGGGGGTGAGCACTGAAGACAGcagggggggatggggtgggggggttgtttgaCCCAACATGCCCTCAGGGAAGCTACCACCTCAGCAAAGAATGCAGACAGGTACGGGCTCAGGCCAGCTGCTTCACAGTTAGTCTCTGAGGTCTACAGGCCAGGTTCTATCTTGTCTTTGTAACACTGTTTCTGAATCATTCCACCAATTCAGAAACTAAGCCAagctgacagaagagaaaaatggtgTCTTCCATTAGTTCCTCCGTACCCTGCATACTAAGTACCCTCCACACCGGAAGGCTGAGCCCAGTGAACTCAtctgttttgattgtttgtttgtttttcagtttctcaGACTCTACTACTACAAAACCTGAGActtcaatatattttcatatgtaataaaaagaattcttttaTGGACTTCCTACCACCTTTTATGTTCAATTGTTATTAGAGTTGTAGTAAATGTATTTGTTAAAAGGAGTGCATGACATGTATGACCAAAGGTTGGGACTGAGACTAAACTTCTCTCCAAAGAGCACTATTGTATCATGCTACTAAGGGACCTGAAGCCAAGCCTGGCTTTGCAATCCATGTCAATACTCAGCTTACCCACAACTATAGGGGACTGGGAGTGTGATTATGCGCATAATGATCTCTGAAGTGTCAGAATGGCAGCTGGTTGATGAGGTACCAAGGCAAGAAGATGGTCTCAGGAGACCTTCATAGCTCCAGACGCTACCTTTCCCTCTTTCCATCCTCTGGAACAGAGTCTATATCCCTCAGCACTTACTGCTTTTATTCGCCCGTGGCCAGGAGTATATTCTCACCTCCCTATCAGTAAAGGACCAGGTTCCAGGTCTGCATTCCCCACAGTGAACACAGACCCATGTCACTTGCCACATCTCAGAGTATTCACTCATGAGTGCTCGCTTCACAGCAAGAATTGTGCTAGATGTTTCTAGCATCTCCCTGAATTTCACAAGCAGAGGAAGTAAGCAAGAACTTACAGGTGAGGAAACAGTCGAGAAAGAGAGAAAGTCATTTGCCAGGGTATAATCACCCTTGGGAATGGGGTGACAGCCAGAAAACTATAAACCCTGGTCCCACATATGAATTCTTTATGTCAGTGATTTTCAGATATTAGGTGGTCTCGGTCTCCGCCTGGGGAACTTGGGTAAAACAAAAGGTCTGACCTCTGGCTTACATCAAGGAGGCTGGATATTTGCATGCTCTAGATGATTCTCAGACACACCAAAGTTTGGCAACCACTGTTCTACAGTTCTAACACCTTCACTGATGTTGGCACTGTTAGAATCATAGAATTATGGTCCTTACAGTTGGAATTTCATAAAGGAACTGAGAAATATTGAAAGAAACATtctataattttctcttttgttccttttttttttattttgttgctgtaaATTCAAAATGCTACCTCTGAGAACAGCATTCCATTCAACACATTGAACAGTGCGACCAAAATCGTcatactgaaggaaccagcttcccttttggcagccataacagccgaacacgtgcttgccataaacctgccttggtcacttagaggtcagatgcctgtctcgtgacaaggagccaatcagaagttagctggtggcgctatgctttacaaccctgggtgtgctctacggacaagcgcacagcaaggacgtagagagcatagcaaccaccttgggagggcctatgggccataacaaccagttgaccaatcaacacagggcaagccctccaagcctggaaacacaccaatcgtgagcctgtgcgtacccctagacactccccttacgctgccctataaagatctgtacgcagcggcttcaaaccgtcttttctagctatctgccatggcgggtgggtgaaagacccgagctaacatggggttagctcgttacaataaagcctcgtgcagtttgcagaaagctctcgaatccgcctggtgattggggtgaccgcgaacgtggcctgggaccccggatacttgagttttcgggggtctaacaatacaaTTTTACAGGTTCTTCCCAACATTAAGGACAAGGAGTCTGGGTCACTCACATGTTTTCATGAACTGCTTTCATTGCCTTGGCTGCGAAGCCCATGTTCCGTAAGACCTCAGTGTTGGTGTGTGAGTTCTCTAGCGCTTCTCGCTGGAACTCAATGGTGGAAAGGGTGCCGTCAATCTGAGTGAGCTGCTTCTCAaacctctttttccttttcaacgcCTGCAAGGCAGCTAAATAAGGAAGAAAGCGGTGTTCATATCAGAAGAAACACCTACACGTATTTAAGAGGCTCAGACCATGCATGGACTCAGAACTGAAACCTGAAACCtgaagaaaaagacattaaaCAGCCCTGGAAACATTGTCGCTCCATATCTACACCAGCTATTCTCTCTCAAACACTGTTACTCTTTCTTCCAACGATCTGCCAAGTGTAAGAGGATGGAAACTCAACTTTCACAGTCACAAAATATACCACAGAAATATTGATACTAAGTCTGGATGGGAATGGGGGTATAGGTTAAATACATTAAGAAAAGCtataccaaatatatatatatatatatatatatatatatatatatataatatttacaagAGGAAAAGACCTTAATGGCTGTCAAGTCTAGCTTCCTTTTCTTGAAGGCAAATTTACTAACACTCAAAGTGGCAGCCAGTTTATGGCAGCTAGAACCTAAAGTTCTGAGCTGAACACCTTGATTTGAAGAGAAATAGTCCTTAAGGTTGCCTCTAACATGAGTGTCCAGAAATCAGTGCGGGTGGAGTCCTGCTCAAGGCTAGAGGGCACTCTGCTGAGAGGGTAGGGCTCTGCTTGTGAGAAACAAGGTCTGAATAATCAGTCCCCTGGCCCGTTACCTGCTTCACCTGGAAGCCACAAAACCAAGAGTCCTTTTGACTGTGGTACCCTGTGAGATACCCTCCAAAAGAGCTCAAACCATCCAGTTTAGCACATCATTTGGGGAACATCCAAGAACAACACAGTAGAAGTACACTGTGCTATGTACAATATGTGATAAATGATAACTAAACAGATTTGGCAAAAGAAGTCAAGTAGTTTGTGGATTCAGAAGGAAGTAGGAACCTTATCACAAGAAATCTCTGAGGAAAAAACTCCTAAGTCTGCGCTTCTCGGTCTATATTTGTAGTTATTTATTCCAATAATTTTTCATTGTGCAGACTCTCATACAGCCATGACTTCTTGATGGGTTTTACTAGTGACTGGTGTAGtgacttcttttccttcccctggCTACTTCAGGGCCAGCCACCATCATAAATACACAGTAACTGCTTGACGCTGggacagaagagaaaacaaatgcttACTTACTGAAATCCTCCACCCTGAGAAAACAACAGAATCAAAGGCAGAAATCCAAAAAAATGATAGAAGATcatgcacacacccccacccatGTCAACTTTGTATCTGAATTCAGAGAGTTCACCTTGGGAGCAGCTAGGTGACTGGCTTTGGTATGGCTTGTGCTTCCTCAAATGGTACAAAGGGAAATTAACCCAAATGCAAACTGGTAAACTGTGGCATATTAGAAGGAAAAAGTCAAGCAAACAGTTGAAGGAATATAAGAACCAAACGAAGACACTGAGGGCTGCAGAAGCCAGCATCCATGCTGGCAAAATAATGGGTAGTCAATGACTTTATTTGTGATGACAAGCAACTTGTGAAAGATTAATAAACTGCAGAAACTTtgaaaacccacataaaaaaaataccccatccattttattccttttacctgtaatttcattttattttatgttaaattagCATTAGAAagattaagagatgtggccttgttggaggaagtgtatcactgaggGTTTCAAAACCCCCCAAcaagcccag
This DNA window, taken from Cricetulus griseus strain 17A/GY chromosome 2, alternate assembly CriGri-PICRH-1.0, whole genome shotgun sequence, encodes the following:
- the Chmp4c gene encoding charged multivesicular body protein 4c, which produces MSKLGKFFKGTRSSRTRAAPSPQEALARLRETEEMLAKKQEYLENRIQRELALAKKHGSQNKRAALQALKRKKRFEKQLTQIDGTLSTIEFQREALENSHTNTEVLRNMGFAAKAMKAVHENMDLNKIDDLMQDITEQQDIAQEISEAFSQRVQFADGFDEDELLAELEELEQEELNKKMTNMKLPNVPSSSLPAQPSRKPSMPSTVHRSRAASSRRTEDDDDFKQLAAWAT